A stretch of Methanobacterium sp. DNA encodes these proteins:
- a CDS encoding metallophosphoesterase has protein sequence MLIGVISDTHIPERASKIPEVVFDLFNEVDMILHAGDLVSLDILDELQKIAPTKCSQGNMDRAYGVKLPKSVVFEVEGIKIGLNHGEVYPRGDTQQLKYIALEMDVEVLITGHTHWPFIKDVGDVLLLNPGSPTVPRLSDPSIMLLNIENKKLDAEIVKTGAPVCKALNFNGKLK, from the coding sequence ATGTTAATCGGCGTTATATCTGACACACATATTCCTGAAAGAGCATCGAAAATACCTGAAGTAGTTTTTGACTTGTTTAATGAAGTGGATATGATTCTACATGCAGGAGATCTTGTTTCATTAGATATTTTAGATGAACTTCAAAAAATTGCCCCAACAAAATGTTCTCAGGGAAACATGGACAGAGCTTATGGTGTTAAACTACCCAAAAGCGTCGTTTTCGAGGTTGAAGGAATTAAAATTGGGCTAAATCATGGTGAAGTCTATCCAAGAGGAGATACCCAACAGTTAAAGTATATTGCTCTTGAAATGGATGTAGAAGTATTAATAACCGGACATACCCACTGGCCCTTTATTAAAGATGTTGGTGATGTTCTTCTTTTAAATCCAGGGAGTCCAACTGTCCCCCGATTATCAGATCCTTCAATAATGCTTCTGAATATTGAAAATAAAAAATTAGATGCTGAAATTGTTAAAACAGGAGCCCCGGTATGTAAAGCTCTTAATTTCAATGGTAAATTAAAGTAA
- a CDS encoding SAM-dependent methyltransferase → MGKRWEIEKKKEHYYKLAKKEKYRSRASFKLLQLNKRFKVIKPDDYVVDLGAAPGGWSQVALDIVGDNGLVVGVDLQRIKPFEHENFIQITGDFTEDETIEKIKNALKIDADAILSDASPKLSGIKDIDHLKSIDLAENTLKIAEKILKPGGNVIIKIFQGEEFENLLKKLKKKFKTVKTTKPPSSKKGSMEMYIIAKKLY, encoded by the coding sequence ATGGGAAAAAGATGGGAAATTGAAAAAAAGAAAGAACATTATTATAAACTGGCTAAAAAGGAAAAATACAGATCACGAGCATCATTTAAACTTCTTCAGTTAAATAAGCGCTTTAAAGTAATTAAACCTGATGATTATGTGGTTGATTTAGGTGCCGCTCCAGGAGGATGGTCACAGGTTGCTCTAGACATTGTTGGAGATAATGGACTCGTTGTGGGGGTTGATCTTCAAAGGATAAAACCTTTTGAACATGAAAACTTCATTCAAATAACTGGAGATTTTACAGAAGATGAAACCATAGAAAAAATTAAAAATGCACTTAAAATTGATGCAGATGCTATTTTATCAGATGCATCTCCCAAACTATCAGGAATAAAAGATATAGATCATCTCAAATCCATTGATCTGGCTGAGAATACCCTTAAAATTGCTGAAAAAATTTTAAAACCCGGAGGTAACGTTATTATAAAAATTTTCCAGGGAGAAGAGTTTGAAAACCTTTTAAAGAAGTTAAAAAAGAAATTTAAAACCGTTAAAACAACTAAACCCCCATCTTCTAAAAAGGGAAGTATGGAGATGTATATAATAGCCAAAAAACTATATTAG
- a CDS encoding minichromosome maintenance protein MCM, whose protein sequence is MDTITEKSKTSVAKFEDFFSTEYKDAVFEALEKYPDERSVVVDYLQLEMFDPDLADLLIEKPEEVIKAAQKAIKNIDTTRKNADLQVRFENVSNNVPLRELRSKYIGKFVAVDGIVRKANEIRPRIVNAMFECRSCMRLHEVPQKSNMISEPALCNDCGGRSFRLLQEESEFLDTQTTKLQEPLENLSGGEQPRQINVVLEDDLVDMITPGDIIRITGTLKTVRDEKTKLFKNYLYCNYIEALEQEFEELQISEEDEEKIKELAKDPNVYNKIINSTAPSIQGYREVKEAIALQLFGGSAKELEDKTRIRGDIHILIVGDPGIGKSQMLKYVSKLAPRGIYTSGKGTSGVGLTAAAVKDDLGGWSLEAGALVLGDRGNVCVDELDKMRSEDRSAIHEALEQQTISIAKAGIMATLNSRCAMLAAANPKFGRFDRYKSIAEQINLPAPILSRFDLIFVVEDKPNAERDKKLAGHILNIHKSAEIPFEIDPELLRKYIAYARKNVHPQLTHGAIEVLQEFYVGMRGSAEDDDSPVPITARQLEALVRLSEANCKIRLGKEVTAEDAKRAIKLQQECMKQVGLDPDTGKVDIDKVEGRTPKSDRDKARVLLDIVKELSDEYGGRVPVSILTDEMSDRYKVSEDKVKQIITKLKQQGLVFEPATGYLKTV, encoded by the coding sequence ATGGACACCATAACCGAAAAATCAAAAACATCAGTAGCAAAGTTTGAAGACTTTTTTAGTACAGAATACAAAGATGCTGTATTTGAAGCCCTTGAAAAGTATCCAGATGAGCGATCTGTAGTAGTTGACTATTTACAACTGGAAATGTTCGATCCAGATCTGGCTGATCTATTGATAGAGAAACCCGAGGAAGTTATTAAAGCAGCTCAAAAGGCCATTAAAAACATTGATACCACAAGGAAAAATGCGGATTTGCAGGTTAGATTTGAAAATGTAAGTAATAATGTACCTTTAAGAGAACTTAGAAGTAAATATATCGGTAAATTCGTTGCAGTAGATGGGATTGTTAGAAAGGCTAATGAAATCCGTCCAAGGATTGTAAATGCAATGTTTGAGTGCAGAAGCTGCATGAGGCTTCATGAAGTTCCTCAAAAAAGCAATATGATCAGTGAACCTGCCCTCTGTAATGATTGCGGAGGCAGATCATTTAGATTACTTCAAGAAGAATCCGAATTCTTAGATACTCAAACCACAAAGCTTCAGGAACCTTTAGAAAATTTATCAGGAGGAGAACAACCAAGACAAATTAATGTAGTCTTAGAAGATGATCTGGTTGATATGATTACTCCTGGAGACATAATTCGAATTACCGGAACTCTAAAGACAGTTCGAGATGAGAAAACAAAGTTATTTAAAAATTATTTATACTGTAATTATATTGAGGCACTTGAACAGGAATTTGAAGAGCTTCAAATAAGCGAAGAAGATGAAGAAAAGATTAAAGAACTTGCAAAAGACCCAAATGTTTATAATAAAATCATTAACTCCACTGCACCTTCAATTCAAGGATACAGAGAAGTAAAAGAAGCCATAGCCCTTCAGTTATTTGGAGGTTCTGCAAAAGAGCTTGAAGATAAAACAAGAATCAGGGGAGATATTCACATACTGATTGTGGGGGATCCGGGTATTGGTAAATCCCAGATGCTTAAATATGTTTCTAAACTTGCTCCACGTGGAATTTATACAAGCGGTAAAGGTACAAGTGGGGTAGGACTTACTGCTGCAGCAGTTAAGGACGATCTGGGAGGCTGGTCCCTTGAAGCGGGGGCATTGGTCTTAGGAGACCGTGGTAATGTCTGTGTGGACGAACTTGACAAGATGAGGTCAGAAGATAGATCAGCAATCCACGAAGCCCTTGAGCAGCAAACAATAAGTATTGCTAAGGCAGGGATTATGGCAACTTTAAATTCCAGATGTGCCATGCTTGCTGCTGCAAACCCTAAATTTGGGAGATTTGACCGTTATAAATCCATAGCAGAGCAAATTAACCTTCCTGCACCCATACTTTCGAGATTTGATTTAATATTTGTTGTTGAAGACAAACCAAATGCAGAAAGAGATAAGAAACTTGCAGGGCATATTCTGAATATACATAAAAGTGCTGAAATACCCTTTGAAATTGATCCTGAACTATTAAGGAAATATATTGCATATGCAAGGAAAAACGTTCATCCACAGCTTACTCATGGAGCTATAGAGGTACTTCAAGAGTTTTATGTTGGGATGAGAGGTAGCGCTGAGGATGATGACTCTCCAGTTCCGATTACTGCCCGTCAGCTTGAGGCTTTAGTACGTCTGTCTGAAGCAAACTGTAAAATACGGTTAGGAAAAGAAGTTACTGCCGAAGACGCAAAAAGAGCCATTAAATTACAACAAGAATGTATGAAACAGGTTGGTCTTGATCCAGATACCGGTAAAGTGGATATTGACAAAGTTGAAGGTCGAACACCCAAATCAGATCGTGATAAGGCCAGAGTTCTTCTGGATATTGTTAAAGAATTGAGTGACGAGTATGGTGGCAGAGTACCTGTAAGTATACTCACCGACGAGATGTCAGATAGGTATAAAGTAAGTGAAGACAAAGTTAAGCAAATTATAACCAAATTAAAGCAGCAGGGATTAGTATTTGAGCCTGCAACCGGTTATCTTAAAACAGTATGA
- a CDS encoding translation initiation factor IF-2 subunit beta has product MSDYDKLLDRAIDQLPQKVFETTRFTVPKAYSVIQGNRTIIQNFKEIAEALNRDPQHLLKFLLRELGTAGNLEGSRAIMQGKFTHYLINDRIDDYVKRFIMCHECNRPDTRIIREDRIFLLKCEACGAKAPLKTL; this is encoded by the coding sequence ATGAGCGATTATGATAAATTATTAGATAGAGCAATAGATCAATTACCACAAAAGGTTTTTGAAACAACAAGATTTACCGTTCCTAAAGCTTATTCAGTAATTCAGGGAAATAGAACCATAATACAGAACTTCAAAGAAATTGCCGAAGCTTTAAATAGAGATCCACAGCACCTACTAAAATTTTTACTCAGAGAATTAGGAACTGCAGGAAATTTAGAAGGCAGCAGGGCAATAATGCAGGGGAAATTTACCCATTATCTCATAAATGACAGAATCGATGATTATGTTAAGAGATTTATCATGTGTCATGAATGTAACAGACCAGATACACGTATAATCAGAGAAGATCGTATATTTTTACTTAAATGCGAAGCTTGCGGTGCTAAAGCTCCATTAAAAACATTATAA
- a CDS encoding 60S ribosomal export protein NMD3 has product MFCPKCGKTDEELFDNLCKSCFLENLVLAEIPEKIEITVCAHCQSRLISGKWHELELSDEEIILNTLNSHITINKYAQNVEIEVETLFARGSNIESIVHVKGTVLGEIIEQEYNLRVKIIRTVCPECSKFASGYYEAVIQLRTDKRVPDDEEIMTADAIIAENIDKIAKKNKMAYISERAVLKEGVDYYVGSYKVAKRLSNSIKDHMGGIIKESPRLMGRDKSAGKDLYRVWISVRIPYFKINDFIKLDKTVGQILNIDGKRILIKDLISRNQISIQWRDYDKITPIARKENVMETTVTAKTPDSIQILHPVTYEPEDLEINDEYAGIGIGSQIHVIEIDHVLYILDTVERSIDFSGRKNS; this is encoded by the coding sequence ATGTTTTGTCCAAAATGTGGAAAGACTGATGAAGAACTTTTTGACAATCTTTGTAAGTCCTGTTTTCTTGAAAATCTTGTTTTAGCAGAAATACCTGAGAAAATAGAAATTACTGTATGCGCACACTGCCAGTCACGCCTTATAAGTGGCAAATGGCATGAATTAGAGCTATCTGATGAAGAAATTATTCTAAATACTTTAAATAGCCACATAACCATTAATAAATATGCTCAAAACGTTGAAATTGAAGTTGAAACTTTATTTGCACGGGGTTCAAATATTGAATCCATTGTTCATGTAAAAGGAACTGTACTTGGCGAAATTATTGAACAGGAATACAATCTTAGGGTTAAAATCATTAGAACTGTTTGTCCAGAGTGCAGTAAGTTTGCATCAGGCTATTATGAAGCTGTAATACAGTTAAGGACAGATAAAAGAGTTCCTGATGATGAAGAAATAATGACAGCTGATGCAATAATTGCAGAAAATATCGATAAGATAGCAAAAAAGAACAAAATGGCCTATATTTCAGAACGTGCTGTGCTTAAAGAAGGTGTTGATTACTATGTTGGCTCTTATAAAGTTGCAAAAAGGCTTTCAAATTCTATAAAAGACCATATGGGTGGTATTATCAAAGAATCCCCACGTCTCATGGGTAGAGATAAATCAGCGGGAAAAGACCTTTACAGAGTATGGATTTCAGTGAGAATACCCTATTTTAAAATTAATGACTTCATAAAACTTGATAAAACTGTGGGGCAAATATTAAACATTGACGGGAAGAGAATTTTGATTAAAGATTTAATTTCAAGAAATCAAATTTCAATTCAATGGAGAGATTATGATAAAATAACGCCTATTGCAAGAAAAGAAAATGTGATGGAGACTACAGTCACTGCAAAAACTCCAGATTCAATCCAAATACTTCATCCTGTAACCTATGAACCTGAAGACCTTGAAATCAATGATGAATATGCAGGGATTGGGATTGGATCCCAGATACATGTAATTGAAATTGACCATGTTCTTTACATTTTGGATACCGTCGAAAGATCGATAGATTTTTCGGGCCGTAAAAATTCGTAG
- a CDS encoding tyrosine--tRNA ligase gives MDIDAKIDMIESGTLEIISHDELKEKLQKDSPVAYIGYEPSGKVHLGHAITVKKMIDLQKAGFKIKILLADLHAYLNGKGTLEEIKVISEYMKQCFLALGLNEETEFILGSSFQTDENYTLKIYELALSTTLTRARRSMAQITRDKEDHKVAEVIYPIMQVIDMLFLDVDLALGGMEQRKIHMLARENLPKVGSPAPVIIHTPLLHGTDGSEKMSSSKENFIAIDDSPEDIKKKIKNSYCPAGEIEGNPVIEIAKYFIYDVQDTLLIERPSKFGGNLELNYEELMEAYENGNLHPLDLKNAVADNLIKILEPVREYLKN, from the coding sequence ATGGACATTGATGCTAAAATTGACATGATAGAGAGCGGAACGCTTGAAATAATTTCCCATGATGAACTTAAAGAAAAACTTCAAAAGGATTCTCCTGTAGCTTATATAGGTTATGAACCCTCTGGGAAAGTTCATCTTGGACATGCTATTACCGTAAAGAAAATGATAGACCTCCAGAAAGCAGGTTTTAAGATTAAAATCCTTCTTGCAGATCTTCATGCTTATCTAAACGGAAAAGGCACCCTTGAAGAAATAAAAGTAATTTCAGAATACATGAAGCAGTGTTTTCTTGCCCTTGGCTTAAATGAAGAAACTGAATTCATTTTAGGGTCTTCCTTCCAGACAGATGAAAACTACACACTTAAGATTTATGAATTAGCACTTTCAACTACTTTAACACGTGCAAGAAGAAGTATGGCCCAAATTACAAGAGATAAAGAGGATCATAAAGTTGCAGAGGTTATTTATCCTATAATGCAGGTTATTGACATGCTATTTTTAGATGTTGATCTGGCATTAGGAGGGATGGAACAGCGAAAAATCCATATGCTTGCAAGGGAAAATCTGCCCAAAGTAGGGTCACCTGCACCTGTCATCATCCACACTCCTCTTCTTCATGGGACTGACGGCAGTGAAAAGATGTCTTCGAGCAAAGAAAACTTCATAGCCATTGATGATTCTCCTGAAGACATAAAAAAGAAGATAAAAAACAGTTACTGTCCAGCAGGAGAAATTGAAGGCAATCCAGTGATAGAAATAGCAAAATATTTTATTTATGATGTTCAGGATACTCTGTTAATTGAAAGACCGTCTAAATTTGGAGGAAATCTTGAATTAAATTATGAAGAGCTTATGGAAGCCTATGAAAATGGGAATTTACATCCATTAGACCTTAAAAATGCAGTTGCTGATAATTTAATCAAGATCTTAGAACCTGTAAGAGAATATTTAAAAAATTGA
- the tmk gene encoding dTMP kinase produces the protein MYICLEGIDGSGKSTQILLLEKWLNDYGYEVLRIFEPTDSATGKLIREILKDPRATEDNFQKTLALLFAADRMVLMDTIRAAEESGKAVISDRCFYSSIAYQNPQSVSDSNQKQDSDTSWLYELNKFVKKPDIVILLDLDVEKAISRCDGNDSFENKAFLEKIRNRYLELARTNDFFVINANNGVNKVHEDIKKVISPKIGRCI, from the coding sequence ATGTATATTTGTTTAGAAGGTATTGACGGCTCGGGGAAATCAACACAGATACTTCTCCTTGAAAAATGGCTAAATGATTATGGATATGAAGTTTTAAGGATTTTTGAGCCTACAGATTCGGCTACAGGTAAATTAATAAGAGAAATTCTTAAAGATCCAAGAGCAACAGAAGATAATTTCCAGAAAACACTTGCACTTTTATTTGCAGCTGATCGCATGGTCCTGATGGACACAATAAGAGCCGCAGAGGAATCTGGCAAAGCAGTAATAAGTGATCGATGCTTTTATTCAAGTATCGCTTATCAGAATCCTCAAAGTGTTAGTGACTCGAATCAAAAACAAGATAGTGACACTTCATGGCTTTATGAGTTAAATAAATTCGTTAAAAAGCCAGATATAGTAATATTGCTTGATTTGGATGTTGAAAAGGCAATTTCAAGATGTGATGGTAATGATAGTTTCGAAAATAAAGCATTCCTTGAAAAAATCAGGAATAGATACCTGGAACTCGCCAGAACAAATGATTTCTTCGTTATAAATGCCAATAATGGGGTTAATAAAGTACATGAAGATATAAAGAAAGTAATTTCGCCAAAAATCGGCAGATGCATCTAA